The Bacillota bacterium genome contains a region encoding:
- a CDS encoding Ig-like domain-containing protein, whose translation MKKFLKSAISLILVSSMLFGLMPLSVFAHNPLGSFMSEAASVPSEQKAEQPAEETPAVLSEPDAALETAQSIIDEPDIVVTEVLQDCADADYYEAVEIYNTSDKTLDLKDYALGYKVDTVAVDETALASPALVGPSSTYINAITKYYRYGVPGDESTVSSLPFPAHSSMVLWIKNLNSTYTQTIDQFISTNKIDSADQVLIAGEGKQVSGADVGKMTNGTASGFYLPQHSKQRVSLFVIKKATRTDDFQTMVDAADKTSIVKPGNEVISTARYNFITAEFPAGNSIKFHWDDTNKIMRPYPDMKGSSTTAHTLGKMECWQKPQISGDIINPTITNTTLQEGDVAAPFISAELTDDTDLRTATVYYRGRSWTDTSYKKITKDFVFESGRYLNDVKSKSIKADIDSKEVMGSDYIDYYIETTDGAGNTATLGTAGSPLSIDLRESYEHIDTVPPTVQVIAPAADAQFKWKFDGTITATYSDNKTIDTSSVKVVVDGTEYDVPGATASGFTYSLADNPITTLGTHTIAVKVKDEARPVQNETTESVNIVIGADKGVMQNSSSDLFVKTGSDMNVISDVYSDTQIQSVRLYYKKAGDTQFNVMDMAAGASESAGGNLTKTKYSATIPSVFYGNARKVDYYVEAVSGSTLRYPESGTTFVNASDQPEILITEVLQDNKGADYYESVEMYNNTDRTIDLKDYAIGFKTDAKPASEEALAASSYTSPSSTYVNFITKYFVNGAAGDESKVKSLPFPAKSTMVLWIKNANPAYSQTISDYLSQNPNVSEDQLLFAGQDNTMTNGTPSGFYLPQYAGSRCSMFVIKLGYRTNKHADVIDAVVKQTVVKPEHSVVCTARYLYATADFAEDKSIKFKWDGAKGIMRPYPSMDGANTTVHNIGYIQQYQKPPYTDDATPPVVTSTPLSETAPGAVTLAAQVTDTNDIRTGRIFYRLEGDSNWTVTEHNFVEEDSRDKTDITLSQMIPANKVGGSAYIEYYFEAVDGNGNSATCGTAKEPYKVVIGDHIPPTITITSPEKGQSFDGCYTGTLKAVLSDNMAINRLNAAVKVDGKSYIVPFLNITETSLEFSFADKPLPIGKHTITVEVTDTSVTPNTGSASVEINVVKPTSKQIIHTPVSELGYGKSLLLTATVVDGGAVPTVQYKKKNTA comes from the coding sequence ATGAAGAAGTTTTTGAAATCAGCGATATCATTGATTTTAGTTTCGTCAATGCTTTTTGGGCTTATGCCTTTATCCGTTTTTGCCCATAACCCGTTGGGGTCGTTTATGTCAGAGGCGGCATCTGTTCCTTCAGAACAAAAGGCGGAGCAGCCGGCTGAAGAAACACCGGCAGTATTAAGTGAGCCGGATGCGGCGCTGGAGACAGCGCAAAGCATTATTGATGAACCGGATATCGTAGTAACCGAAGTCTTACAGGATTGTGCGGATGCTGATTATTATGAGGCTGTCGAAATTTACAATACGTCCGACAAAACACTTGATCTTAAGGATTATGCCTTGGGTTATAAAGTAGATACTGTTGCAGTCGATGAAACAGCCCTTGCGTCACCTGCACTTGTGGGGCCGAGCAGCACGTACATTAATGCTATAACAAAATATTACCGTTATGGTGTTCCCGGCGATGAGTCTACAGTTTCAAGTCTTCCGTTCCCTGCACATTCAAGTATGGTGCTTTGGATTAAAAATCTTAATTCAACTTATACTCAGACTATAGATCAGTTTATTTCAACAAATAAAATTGATTCGGCAGATCAGGTGCTTATTGCGGGCGAAGGGAAGCAGGTAAGTGGAGCTGATGTCGGGAAAATGACAAACGGCACTGCGTCGGGATTTTACTTGCCGCAGCATTCAAAGCAAAGAGTATCTCTTTTTGTTATTAAGAAAGCAACTAGGACAGATGATTTTCAGACAATGGTCGATGCGGCTGATAAAACATCAATAGTAAAACCGGGAAACGAGGTAATAAGCACAGCAAGATATAACTTTATTACTGCAGAATTCCCAGCAGGCAATTCGATTAAGTTTCATTGGGATGATACAAACAAAATAATGCGCCCTTATCCGGATATGAAAGGCTCAAGCACAACGGCTCATACTCTGGGTAAAATGGAATGCTGGCAAAAACCGCAGATATCGGGAGATATTATTAATCCTACAATTACAAACACTACTTTGCAGGAAGGCGACGTGGCAGCACCGTTCATATCAGCTGAATTAACGGATGATACAGATCTTCGCACTGCCACTGTCTACTACAGGGGGAGAAGCTGGACAGACACATCCTATAAAAAAATCACTAAAGACTTTGTTTTTGAAAGCGGAAGATACCTAAATGATGTAAAAAGCAAATCCATTAAAGCCGATATTGACAGCAAAGAGGTCATGGGCTCAGACTATATAGACTATTATATAGAAACCACTGACGGAGCTGGTAATACGGCTACTTTAGGTACTGCTGGCAGTCCGTTATCTATTGATTTAAGGGAGAGCTATGAACACATAGATACTGTTCCACCGACTGTGCAGGTGATTGCGCCTGCGGCGGATGCACAATTTAAGTGGAAGTTTGACGGAACAATAACCGCGACCTATTCGGATAATAAGACAATTGACACATCTTCGGTTAAGGTTGTTGTTGACGGAACTGAATATGATGTTCCGGGTGCGACAGCCTCAGGATTTACATACTCGCTTGCGGACAATCCTATAACAACGCTGGGTACACATACTATTGCGGTAAAGGTAAAAGACGAGGCTAGACCCGTTCAGAATGAAACAACTGAATCTGTAAACATTGTTATCGGTGCTGATAAGGGTGTGATGCAGAATAGTTCATCAGATCTGTTTGTAAAAACCGGCTCCGATATGAACGTCATATCAGATGTATACAGCGATACGCAGATTCAAAGTGTAAGGCTTTATTATAAAAAAGCGGGTGATACACAATTTAACGTAATGGATATGGCTGCTGGAGCATCGGAAAGCGCCGGCGGAAATCTTACGAAAACTAAATATTCAGCAACCATACCTTCCGTATTCTATGGAAATGCAAGGAAAGTTGATTATTATGTCGAGGCTGTTTCGGGCTCAACCCTGCGTTATCCTGAATCAGGAACAACGTTTGTTAATGCGTCGGATCAACCTGAAATACTGATTACAGAAGTTTTGCAGGACAATAAAGGAGCGGATTATTATGAGTCCGTTGAAATGTATAATAATACCGACCGAACAATAGATCTTAAAGACTATGCAATAGGTTTTAAAACTGATGCTAAGCCTGCAAGTGAAGAAGCTCTTGCAGCGTCTTCATATACAAGTCCGAGCAGCACATATGTTAATTTTATTACTAAATATTTCGTAAATGGTGCCGCGGGTGATGAGTCAAAGGTTAAAAGTTTGCCATTTCCAGCAAAATCAACAATGGTTTTATGGATTAAAAATGCTAACCCGGCATATAGTCAGACAATAAGCGATTATTTGTCACAAAATCCAAATGTATCAGAAGACCAGTTGTTGTTTGCTGGTCAGGACAATACTATGACAAACGGAACCCCTTCAGGTTTCTATCTGCCGCAGTATGCAGGCTCTAGATGTTCGATGTTCGTTATTAAACTGGGTTACAGGACGAATAAACATGCCGATGTTATCGATGCGGTAGTAAAACAGACTGTGGTAAAACCGGAGCACAGTGTTGTTTGCACCGCAAGATATCTCTATGCAACAGCTGACTTTGCTGAGGACAAATCAATTAAATTCAAGTGGGATGGCGCAAAAGGCATCATGCGTCCATACCCTTCTATGGACGGAGCAAATACCACTGTACATAATATTGGATATATTCAGCAGTATCAAAAGCCGCCTTATACAGATGATGCGACTCCACCGGTGGTTACATCAACACCACTGTCAGAAACGGCGCCGGGTGCTGTAACGCTCGCGGCACAAGTGACTGACACAAATGATATAAGGACAGGACGGATATTTTACAGGCTTGAGGGAGATTCAAATTGGACGGTTACAGAGCATAATTTTGTGGAAGAGGATTCGAGAGATAAGACTGATATTACTCTTTCACAAATGATACCGGCTAATAAAGTTGGCGGCAGCGCTTATATTGAGTATTATTTTGAAGCTGTCGACGGTAACGGAAATTCTGCAACCTGCGGCACAGCAAAAGAGCCGTATAAAGTAGTTATTGGTGATCATATCCCGCCAACGATAACAATCACTTCGCCGGAAAAGGGGCAAAGCTTTGACGGCTGTTACACAGGGACATTGAAAGCGGTTCTTTCGGATAATATGGCTATTAACCGTCTGAATGCAGCTGTTAAGGTCGATGGTAAAAGTTATATAGTTCCCTTTCTCAATATTACAGAGACATCGCTTGAGTTTTCATTTGCGGATAAGCCTCTCCCTATCGGTAAACATACTATAACTGTCGAAGTAACCGATACATCCGTTACGCCCAACACCGGCTCGGCATCTGTCGAGATAAATGTAGTGAAACCGACGTCAAAACAAATTATACATACTCCGGTAAGCGAGCTAGGATATGGAAAATCATTACTACTTACAGCTACTGTGGTTGATGGCGGCGCAGTTCCGACAGTGCAGTATAAGAAGAAAAATACAGCTG
- a CDS encoding substrate-binding domain-containing protein codes for MSNSEFVGENKILDDNPLKNQTFDYTIKSKYIMVMLADFSNILNSMIIKGIEGEVSRYDYKVIVVNCHNDEELQRSFLPLLTRKVAAGLIIACPYFNTEEMVRLSRRFPIVQCGHNVSDEIPFVAADNERAAFDIVNMIIKKGRKRIAFFTTNNLRGPTVGRLKGYISALNKNGIPFDKDLVFYGTYGFRNSCAVTEKFLYENPDVDGIFALCDRMAAGAITAIKKLGKRIPDDISVGSIDNVPSSYEIQPNLTTVYHRQEEMGQKAAEMLIKKIKRRVIPQDKVFIGYDIIIRDSI; via the coding sequence ATGAGCAACTCTGAATTTGTAGGTGAAAATAAAATACTTGATGATAACCCGCTTAAAAACCAGACATTTGATTATACTATTAAATCAAAATATATTATGGTTATGTTAGCTGATTTCAGCAATATTCTCAATTCTATGATTATAAAAGGGATTGAGGGTGAGGTATCACGCTATGATTATAAGGTTATTGTTGTGAACTGTCATAATGACGAGGAACTTCAAAGATCTTTCTTGCCGCTTTTGACGAGAAAAGTTGCGGCAGGCCTTATTATTGCCTGTCCCTATTTTAATACAGAAGAAATGGTTCGTCTTTCGAGAAGATTCCCTATTGTTCAGTGTGGGCATAACGTGAGCGACGAGATTCCTTTTGTTGCTGCTGACAATGAAAGAGCTGCCTTTGATATCGTTAATATGATAATAAAAAAAGGAAGAAAACGTATAGCTTTTTTCACGACGAATAACCTCAGAGGTCCTACTGTAGGCAGGCTGAAAGGCTATATCTCAGCTTTAAATAAAAACGGAATACCATTTGACAAAGACCTTGTTTTTTACGGCACATACGGATTTAGAAATTCATGCGCTGTTACTGAAAAATTCCTTTATGAGAATCCGGATGTTGACGGCATTTTCGCACTTTGCGATAGAATGGCAGCCGGCGCTATAACAGCCATAAAAAAGCTTGGGAAACGTATTCCGGATGATATTTCGGTCGGTAGTATCGATAATGTTCCGTCTTCATACGAAATACAGCCCAACCTAACTACAGTTTATCACAGACAGGAAGAAATGGGTCAAAAGGCGGCGGAAATGCTTATAAAAAAAATAAAAAGAAGAGTTATCCCCCAGGATAAGGTTTTTATAGGGTATGATATTATTATCAGAGACTCGATATAA
- the proB gene encoding glutamate 5-kinase, with protein sequence MGFYKRIVVKIGSSSLTYENGRLNFGFLDHFVRTLADIRNSGTEVVLVTSGAISVGAARLHLHERPKDTPTKQAAAAVGQCELMYVYDKIFSEYGHKVAQVLLTRDVVDEEHRMDNVINTLNRLIELGTIPVINENDTVAIEEIEFGDNDTLSAVVSKLVGADALILMSDIDGLYDKDPYKNPDAVRIDVVSEINEDILKLGGGVSSNQGTGGMATKLSAAEIAFANNFDMFIVSSKSPLILYDILEKKQGGTYFQVRKD encoded by the coding sequence ATGGGATTTTATAAACGTATTGTAGTGAAGATTGGAAGTTCATCATTAACATATGAAAACGGCAGGCTTAATTTCGGTTTTCTTGACCATTTCGTTCGCACGCTTGCTGACATTAGAAACAGTGGAACTGAGGTTGTCTTAGTGACATCGGGTGCTATCAGTGTCGGAGCGGCCAGGCTACATCTTCATGAAAGACCAAAAGACACGCCGACAAAACAGGCTGCGGCGGCAGTTGGACAATGTGAACTCATGTATGTCTATGACAAGATTTTTTCAGAGTATGGACATAAGGTCGCACAGGTTCTGCTTACACGAGATGTCGTTGATGAAGAACATCGAATGGATAACGTAATAAATACTTTAAACAGGTTAATAGAACTTGGAACAATACCTGTTATTAATGAAAACGATACTGTTGCGATTGAAGAGATCGAATTCGGAGATAATGATACTTTATCAGCAGTTGTGTCAAAGCTTGTGGGCGCGGATGCTCTAATTTTAATGAGCGATATTGACGGGCTTTATGATAAAGATCCGTATAAAAACCCCGATGCTGTAAGAATAGACGTAGTTTCTGAGATCAATGAAGATATATTAAAACTTGGCGGCGGTGTTTCGTCAAATCAAGGAACTGGCGGGATGGCGACAAAACTCTCAGCTGCTGAAATTGCTTTTGCTAATAATTTTGACATGTTCATAGTCAGTTCAAAATCACCGCTCATTCTTTATGATATACTTGAGAAAAAACAGGGTGGCACCTATTTTCAGGTGCGGAAAGATTAA
- a CDS encoding S-layer homology domain-containing protein, giving the protein MINAKKLISIIVAIALSLSLMTNIFAFSDVEKTDAHSDAIGLLTSLSIIGGYDDGTFKPNAEISREEFAKLVYVLMNGSSNASYFNGKTRFYDVAAGRWSAGYVNWAYEMGIVGGYPDGGFHPTDKVTLAEVSKMLDTALGFNGLSFPYGYISKASLLKLFENVTQVGPDTKATRGTVAEMIKNSLFALNVPAFMIYDGNGKIAASRTAAEAVFGIKDAVMTLEGTSTALGTSSINEAGEVYLTGDVGSGTYLFDGRVDNLLMHNVNVWYKDTDNNGTLSAADEIKGITEGINTTVSYTTSDVYQKINDTNFYVKNTDGSEVNLFDGSLPSKIIVNGKTAASFKLDMLKKNDTEITLINNNSISGYDVAVINERVNDIISSVDYNQKRVVTLTTGYKNFTDRDGNTLVNISEGLNAQDHVIVTSSSSYFGKTYNIEKADYVENVVFNKRGTEKYTLGGKLYYIASDATTPAPSQVGEEYDLALDTKGNIVSAVLSDERALDNFALIKDVNIEGLLTKTFTATIVLPTGEEKTLKMDKTFSDGKYFDGARGWLTNDGKAYGESGFSYDNIAVIGKAFSIDMSYVLSNTISSIKDLANSKGIAVGGGNGTYDSSTGALSINGKVTGFANNNTILYVRKIVLGESVIEAYNGKDIPSFGSTNVSEILIDNTDLSATAPMIKIMVADELAPNLLEDNNGYGIMIEKSLVAGSQRGKYYYEMSMAIGGQLVTITTDENTAEQLLPGYGIADNTFVKVELTNDGKAGTVTEQTAGTSADFHEGYIKSASSIGYYNFASFDYNNDGASGAKITNVQDNYYKLTSDAKIYTMTGSPIVNGAITTAPQGEAAIGSKTDLIAGNQYVNYVVIYHVVPAGDEMGMVDTVFVYQLPIEG; this is encoded by the coding sequence ATGATTAATGCTAAAAAACTTATTTCAATAATTGTTGCAATTGCGTTGTCTTTAAGCTTAATGACGAATATATTTGCATTTAGTGATGTTGAAAAGACCGACGCACACAGCGATGCAATAGGGCTGCTTACTTCACTTTCTATCATTGGCGGATATGACGACGGCACATTCAAACCTAACGCCGAAATCTCACGTGAAGAGTTTGCAAAACTTGTTTACGTACTTATGAACGGCAGCTCAAACGCTTCCTATTTTAATGGTAAGACAAGGTTTTATGACGTTGCTGCAGGCAGATGGTCGGCAGGTTATGTAAACTGGGCATATGAAATGGGCATTGTAGGCGGATACCCTGACGGCGGATTTCATCCAACAGATAAGGTAACATTGGCCGAAGTGTCAAAAATGCTGGATACAGCTCTTGGATTCAACGGCTTAAGCTTTCCTTACGGCTATATCAGCAAAGCATCACTTCTCAAGTTGTTTGAAAACGTTACCCAGGTCGGTCCCGACACAAAAGCAACAAGAGGCACCGTTGCGGAAATGATAAAGAATTCACTTTTTGCTTTGAATGTTCCGGCATTTATGATTTATGACGGCAACGGAAAAATAGCAGCAAGCCGCACAGCTGCGGAAGCAGTATTCGGCATCAAGGATGCTGTAATGACTCTTGAAGGCACAAGCACTGCACTTGGCACATCTTCAATCAATGAAGCTGGCGAAGTATATCTTACAGGTGATGTTGGCTCAGGAACTTATCTTTTTGACGGCAGAGTTGACAATCTATTAATGCACAATGTCAATGTATGGTATAAAGACACTGATAATAACGGCACTTTATCAGCAGCGGACGAAATTAAAGGCATTACCGAAGGGATTAACACTACGGTAAGCTATACAACAAGTGATGTTTACCAGAAAATTAACGATACAAACTTCTATGTAAAAAATACAGACGGTTCTGAAGTGAACCTTTTTGACGGTTCTCTTCCTTCAAAAATTATCGTAAATGGTAAAACGGCGGCATCATTTAAACTCGATATGCTTAAAAAGAACGATACTGAGATCACACTAATAAACAACAACAGCATATCAGGATATGACGTTGCAGTGATCAACGAGCGTGTCAACGATATTATAAGTTCTGTTGATTACAACCAGAAAAGAGTTGTTACACTAACAACCGGATATAAAAACTTTACCGATCGTGACGGCAACACCCTTGTAAACATCTCTGAAGGCCTTAACGCTCAGGATCATGTTATAGTAACTTCATCATCCTCTTACTTTGGAAAAACCTACAACATCGAAAAAGCTGATTATGTCGAAAACGTTGTCTTTAATAAACGCGGAACAGAAAAGTACACCCTTGGCGGAAAACTATACTATATTGCATCTGACGCAACAACACCGGCTCCGTCACAGGTTGGCGAGGAATACGATCTTGCACTTGACACTAAAGGCAACATCGTAAGCGCCGTGCTTTCAGACGAACGTGCTCTTGACAACTTTGCATTGATCAAAGATGTTAATATTGAAGGCCTCTTAACTAAAACTTTTACTGCAACTATCGTTTTACCGACAGGCGAGGAAAAAACATTAAAGATGGATAAAACCTTCTCAGACGGTAAATATTTTGACGGAGCAAGAGGATGGCTGACAAACGACGGTAAGGCATACGGTGAATCCGGATTCTCTTATGATAATATCGCAGTCATCGGCAAGGCATTCAGTATAGACATGTCCTACGTTTTGAGCAACACAATTTCAAGCATAAAGGATCTTGCAAACTCCAAGGGAATCGCAGTTGGAGGCGGAAACGGAACTTATGACAGTTCCACTGGTGCACTGAGCATTAACGGAAAAGTCACTGGCTTTGCAAACAATAACACAATCCTATATGTAAGAAAAATCGTACTTGGCGAGAGCGTCATCGAGGCTTATAACGGAAAAGACATCCCATCATTCGGTTCTACTAACGTAAGCGAAATTCTCATTGACAATACAGATCTTAGTGCAACTGCTCCTATGATCAAAATCATGGTTGCTGACGAACTGGCACCAAATCTACTTGAGGATAACAACGGCTATGGCATAATGATAGAAAAATCACTTGTAGCCGGATCACAGCGCGGCAAGTATTACTATGAGATGTCAATGGCAATCGGTGGACAGCTCGTAACCATCACAACAGACGAAAATACAGCTGAACAGCTTCTCCCGGGTTACGGCATTGCTGACAACACCTTTGTAAAGGTTGAACTTACAAACGACGGCAAGGCCGGTACAGTGACTGAGCAGACAGCTGGCACATCAGCAGACTTCCATGAGGGTTATATTAAATCAGCCAGCAGCATCGGTTATTATAACTTTGCTTCGTTCGACTACAATAACGACGGAGCATCAGGTGCAAAGATAACAAATGTTCAGGACAACTATTATAAACTTACAAGTGACGCCAAAATATACACTATGACAGGATCACCAATAGTAAACGGAGCTATAACAACCGCACCTCAGGGCGAAGCGGCAATAGGCTCAAAAACAGATCTTATCGCCGGCAATCAATATGTAAATTACGTTGTAATATATCACGTAGTTCCGGCAGGCGACGAAATGGGTATGGTAGACACAGTATTCGTATACCAGCTTCCCATTGAAGGCTAA